From a single Fusarium fujikuroi IMI 58289 draft genome, chromosome FFUJ_chr03 genomic region:
- a CDS encoding related to Putative transferase CAF17, mitochondrial, whose product MRLLPRRALAHDLSPGFTCRTYRLQRRQYATSLSPPPPPLSGYTSLTSRRLISVTGPDSAKFLQGIVTANVTTKDGKPRSDGFYAAFLTATGRVLYDVFIYPNHNTSRASAEEPGYLIEVDADQASTLAKHIKRYKLRAKLAVRLLENDEATVWHAWDDSNSANSNSIVKSANFSLQDPRAPGLGYRLLQLDQHPPQFDLEPSTQEAYTIRRYLNGIPEGQDEISREHALPQETNMDIMKGIDFHKGCYVGQELTIRTRHRGVVRKRILPCVVYEMEHAPPTTLQYHADDITSSLESVTTDMIPRDTSIGRFEKRGRSAGKWLKGVGNIGLGLCRLEIMTDVTLPGDAASGAFNPEDEFVLDWGEEESRNRVKVKAFVPGWLREGLDAENQRNEK is encoded by the coding sequence ATGCGACTTCTCCCGAGGCGAGCCCTCGCTCACGATCTTTCTCCGGGCTTCACATGCCGTACTTACCGGCTGCAACGGCGCCAATACGCGACTTCGCTTTCTCCTCCCCCACCGCCTCTTTCTGGATACACATCGTTGACTTCACGAAGGCTCATATCCGTCACCGGCCCAGACTCAGCAAAGTTTCTGCAGGGAATTGTGACTGCCAACGTGACCACGAAGGACGGAAAACCGAGGAGTGATGGGTTCTATGCCGCTTTTTTGACTGCGACTGGCAGAGTACTTTACGATGTGTTCATCTACCCGAATCACAATacttcaagagcttcggcCGAGGAGCCAGGATATCTGATTGAAGTTGATGCAGACCAAGCGTCGACGCTCGCGAAACATATCAAACGTTACAAGCTCAGAGCAAAGCTAGCCGTTCGCTTATTGGAAAATGATGAGGCGACAGTTTGGCATGCGTGGGACGACTCAAATTCTGCGAACTCTAACTCAATCGTCAAGTCGGCCAACTTTTCTCTCCAGGATCCAAGAGCCCCCGGTCTCGGGTATCGGCTACTGCAACTGGATCAGCACCCTCCCCAGTTCGATCTCGAACCAAGCACTCAGGAAGCTTACACAATACGAAGATACTTAAATGGCATTCCCGAAGGTCAGGATGAGATATCTCGAGAGCATGCTCTTCCTCAGGAAACGAATATGGATATTATGAAAGGAATCGATTTCCACAAAGGCTGCTATGTTGGCCAGGAACTTACAATCCGCACCAGACATCGTGGTGTAGTTCGCAAACGCATTCTGCCCTGTGTAGTCTACGAAATGGAGCATGCACCGCCGACAACACTTCAGTATCACGCGGACGATATAACGTCTTCTCTTGAGAGCGTGACTACAGACATGATACCACGAGACACAAGCATCGGACGATTTGAGAAAAGAGGTCGAAGTGCCGGCAAGTGGCTCAAGGGTGTGGGAAACATTGGGCTCGGGCTGTGCCGCCTCGAGATCATGACTGATGTGACACTGCCGGGAGATGCGGCGTCGGGGGCTTTCAACCCCGAGGACGAGTTTGTCCTAGATTGGGGCGAGGAGGAAAGCCGCAATAGAGTAAAGGTTAAGGCTTTTGTGCCGGGGTGGTTGAGAGAAGgtcttgatgctgagaatcAGCGAAATGAAAAGTAG
- a CDS encoding related to 2-amino-3-carboxylmuconate-6-semialdehyde decarboxylase, producing the protein MSSSSSRVVDIHTHMYPPSYIKILESRSHIPLVRKFSQAPDPRLILLEAEVKALEEATQNPEAKPPGRPLTSHYASLAQKLHFMDTHRIDISVISLANPWLDFLSPSESGAIAQSVNEEFSRMCSDHPGRLFFFGTLPLTAALETVLASIEHLRILRYCRGVILGTSGLGKGLDDPDLLPIFEALATTGLTVFLHPHYGLPNDVWGPRASAEYGHVLPLALGFPMETTIAVARMYLAGVFDKVPELRMILAHSGGTLPFLAGRIESCIMHDGQLLREGKLNKGRRTVWEVLREQIYLDAVIYSEVGLKAAVQASGADRLMFGTDHPFFPPLSTDEQGEWESVSLNAEAIALAVGQDTGDFKNVMGMNAVKVLRLDAES; encoded by the coding sequence AtgtcgtcctcttcttcccgCGTGGTagacatacatacacacatGTACCCTCCCTCATATATCAAAATCCTGGAATCGCGTTCTCATATCCCCCTCGTCCGCAAGTTTTCTCAAGCACCTGATCCAAGACTCATCCTTCTGGAGGCTGAGGTCAAAGCATTGGAGGAAGCGACACAAAACCCTGAGGCAAAACCACCTGGGCGACCTCTAACATCGCACTATGCATCGCTTGCGCAAAAGTTGCACTTCATGGATACGCACAGGATTGATATATCTGTCATATCCCTAGCGAACCCGTGGCTAGACTTTCTGAGCCCGTCCGAGTCAGGCGCAATCGCGCAGTCCGTCAATGAAGAATTCTCGCGCATGTGCAGCGATCACCCTGGAAGACTCTTTTTCTTCGGAACACTTCCTTTGACAGCAGCTCTCGAGACTGTCCTCGCTTCTATAGAACATCTTCGGATCCTCAGATACTGTCGCGGGGTCATTCTGGGCACTTCAGGGCTCGGGAAAGGTCTAGACGACCCTGATCTTCTCCCCATCTTCGAGGCTCTCGCAACAACAGGACTGACTGTCTTCCTACATCCTCACTACGGTCTCCCGAATGATGTCTGGGGACCTCGAGCGAGCGCCGAATACGGGCATGTGCTTCCCTTGGCCCTCGGCTTCCCTATGGAGACAACAATCGCTGTCGCTAGGATGTACTTGGCTGGCGTTTTCGACAAAGTCCCAGAACTGCGCATGATCCTCGCCCACAGTGGTGGAACCCTACCTTTCCTTGCTGGCAGGATCGAAAGCTGCATCATGCATGACGGGCAGCTGCTTCGTGAAGGCAAGCTTAACAAGGGCCGCCGAACAGTGTGGGAGGTATTGAGGGAGCAGATTTATCTCGATGCTGTTATTTACTCAGAAGTTGGGCTCAAGGCGGCTGTCCAAGCTAGCGGTGCTGATAGGCTTATGTTTGGCACAGATCACCCCTTCTTTCCACCACTTTCGACTGATGAACAGGGTGAATGGGAGAGCGTGAGCCTGAATGCGGAGGCCATTGCTCTTGCAGTGGGACAAGACACGGGGGACTTCAAAAACGTCATGGGGATGAACGCTGTCAAAGTATTGCGGCTCGACGCTGAATCATGA